Proteins encoded within one genomic window of Polyangium spumosum:
- a CDS encoding terpene synthase family protein, translated as MHAASERLDEAITVCPAREITAPRAPDLALGIPRHWWPDPLVNVHAARIEEETLAWFRELGFGERSIWIVRTFAPADYAGMPFPHAGPRELLLLAKYLSLWLLWDDVDVEGRERTFPFRGPSVLEPSASGVTTLFGATWSALLRELAATMSPAWMETLCEAMDAWSDAALKEARTSKQRRAGLARVTYEEALRSRVDTIGMAATGHLLEYARGVELPRDVHAHEVVHALKELSGKIVGLGNDIWSLGKDWASGYVNVILALREEHGLSMMEAVRRIIHEHDEAIAEYDRLARSLPSFGAAWDGPLAAWVQDLRHASLGFTLWESRAPRYAAFKMLVNGTPIDPSFIVPTSLAPRAAAPVASAFAPHP; from the coding sequence ATGCATGCAGCAAGCGAAAGGCTCGACGAGGCCATCACCGTTTGTCCTGCCAGGGAGATCACGGCGCCACGCGCGCCGGACCTCGCGCTCGGGATCCCGCGCCACTGGTGGCCGGATCCATTGGTGAACGTGCACGCGGCGCGGATCGAGGAGGAGACGCTCGCGTGGTTCCGGGAGCTCGGCTTCGGCGAGCGCTCGATCTGGATCGTCCGCACGTTCGCGCCGGCCGATTACGCGGGCATGCCGTTCCCGCACGCCGGGCCGCGCGAGCTCTTGCTGCTCGCGAAGTACCTCTCGCTCTGGTTGCTCTGGGACGACGTCGACGTCGAGGGCCGCGAGCGGACGTTCCCCTTTCGTGGCCCTTCCGTGCTCGAGCCGAGCGCATCGGGCGTCACCACCCTCTTCGGCGCCACCTGGTCGGCCCTGCTGCGCGAGCTCGCCGCGACCATGAGCCCCGCCTGGATGGAGACCCTCTGCGAGGCCATGGACGCCTGGAGCGACGCCGCGCTGAAGGAAGCGCGCACCTCGAAGCAGCGCCGCGCCGGCCTCGCCCGCGTCACCTACGAAGAGGCGCTCCGCTCGCGGGTCGACACGATTGGAATGGCCGCCACGGGTCACCTGCTCGAATACGCCCGCGGCGTCGAGCTCCCGCGCGACGTTCACGCGCACGAGGTGGTGCATGCCTTGAAAGAGCTCTCCGGCAAGATCGTCGGCCTCGGCAATGACATCTGGAGCCTCGGCAAGGACTGGGCCTCGGGTTACGTCAACGTGATCCTCGCGCTCCGCGAAGAGCACGGGCTCTCCATGATGGAAGCCGTGCGCCGCATCATCCACGAGCACGACGAGGCGATCGCCGAGTACGACCGCCTCGCCCGCTCGCTCCCGAGCTTCGGCGCGGCCTGGGACGGCCCCCTCGCGGCCTGGGTGCAGGACCTGCGCCACGCCTCGCTCGGCTTCACGCTCTGGGAGTCGCGCGCCCCGCGTTACGCGGCCTTCAAGATGCTCGTCAATGGCACGCCGATCGATCCCTCGTTCATCGTGCCCACGTCGCTCGCGCCGCGCGCCGCCGCGCCCGTCGCCTCGGCCTTCGCGCCCCACCCTTGA
- a CDS encoding acyl-CoA dehydrogenase, which translates to MPSVSTNPLVSDRFVDFLLFEVLDLDALLALPDFSEHTRETVGIYLGAARRLAREVLFPAYKPMDEAPPRLEDGRVRVHRAMHDIYPRLVELGVLSATRPPEAYGQTLPLTVASFATSYLMAANLSAYAYLGLTTGAARLLESFGSDDLKQRFMGPLYRGEWTGTMALTEPQAGSSLSDVETRATPTENGHYLVKGSKIFISAGDHDLTENIVHLTLARIDGAPPGIKGVSLFAVPRLRPEAGKLVPNDVEVAGVIHKIGWRGLPSLALNFGEAGDCHGYLVGEPHRGISYMFQMMNEARLMVGMNGAATASVAFHESLEYAKTRPQGRKLGDKDPRAPQIPIIEHADVRRMLLRQKAITWGSLALLGLTARLSDLAEHGIDEQARGRAAMLLDLLTPIAKSFPAERGFESNTLAVQILGGYGYTSEYLPEAWLRDQKLNSIHEGTTGIQALDLLGRKVPTAGGAAFAALLEEIAATCDGARDAGVSADLVGRVEGAAMAMRQVTLHLGALGAQGDVRGMLLHSADYLDLAGTTVIGWTWLRLAAAAQRSRQDRPADHDFYEGIASAAQYWIRTELARVGYLAQLCRSGEDSYDRVRPEWF; encoded by the coding sequence ATGCCCTCCGTCTCCACGAACCCCCTCGTCAGCGATCGATTCGTCGACTTCCTCCTCTTCGAGGTGCTCGACCTCGACGCCCTGCTCGCGCTGCCGGATTTCTCGGAGCACACGCGCGAGACCGTGGGCATCTACCTCGGCGCCGCGCGCAGGCTCGCGCGCGAGGTCCTGTTCCCCGCCTACAAGCCGATGGATGAGGCCCCACCGCGCCTCGAAGACGGCCGCGTGCGTGTCCACCGCGCCATGCACGACATCTATCCTCGCCTCGTCGAGCTCGGCGTCCTGTCGGCGACGCGCCCGCCCGAGGCGTATGGCCAGACCTTGCCCCTCACCGTCGCCTCCTTCGCCACGAGTTACCTCATGGCGGCGAACCTCTCGGCGTACGCGTATCTCGGCCTCACCACGGGCGCCGCGCGCCTGCTCGAGTCGTTCGGCTCGGACGACCTGAAGCAGCGCTTCATGGGCCCGCTTTATCGCGGCGAGTGGACCGGCACCATGGCCCTCACCGAGCCCCAGGCCGGCAGCAGCCTGAGCGACGTCGAGACCCGCGCCACCCCCACCGAGAACGGGCACTACCTCGTCAAGGGCTCGAAGATCTTCATTTCGGCCGGCGATCACGACCTCACGGAGAACATCGTCCACCTCACGCTCGCCCGCATCGACGGCGCGCCGCCCGGCATCAAGGGCGTCAGCCTCTTCGCCGTCCCGAGATTACGTCCCGAGGCGGGGAAACTCGTCCCGAACGACGTCGAGGTCGCCGGCGTGATCCACAAGATCGGCTGGCGCGGCCTGCCGAGCCTCGCCCTGAATTTCGGCGAGGCGGGTGATTGCCATGGTTATCTCGTCGGCGAGCCTCACCGCGGCATTTCGTACATGTTTCAGATGATGAACGAGGCCCGGCTCATGGTCGGCATGAATGGCGCCGCCACGGCCTCGGTCGCCTTCCACGAGTCGCTCGAATACGCGAAGACGCGGCCCCAGGGCCGCAAGCTCGGCGACAAGGACCCGCGCGCCCCGCAGATCCCCATCATCGAGCACGCCGACGTCCGCCGCATGCTCCTGCGCCAGAAGGCCATCACGTGGGGCAGCCTCGCCCTGCTCGGGCTCACCGCGCGCCTCTCGGATCTCGCCGAGCACGGAATCGACGAGCAGGCGCGTGGGCGCGCCGCGATGCTGCTCGACCTGCTCACGCCCATCGCCAAGAGCTTTCCGGCCGAGCGAGGCTTCGAATCGAACACGCTCGCCGTGCAGATCCTCGGCGGCTACGGCTACACGAGCGAGTACCTGCCCGAGGCCTGGCTGCGGGATCAGAAGCTCAACAGCATCCACGAGGGCACGACGGGCATCCAGGCGCTCGACCTGCTCGGCCGCAAGGTCCCGACGGCGGGCGGGGCCGCGTTCGCGGCGCTGCTCGAGGAGATCGCGGCCACCTGCGACGGCGCGCGGGACGCCGGCGTGAGCGCCGATCTCGTCGGGCGCGTCGAGGGCGCGGCGATGGCCATGCGGCAGGTCACGCTGCACCTCGGCGCCCTCGGCGCGCAGGGTGACGTCCGAGGCATGCTCCTGCACAGCGCCGATTACCTCGACCTCGCGGGGACCACGGTGATCGGCTGGACGTGGCTGCGCCTCGCCGCCGCCGCGCAACGAAGCCGGCAGGATCGCCCGGCGGATCACGATTTCTACGAGGGCATCGCGTCCGCCGCGCAGTACTGGATTCGCACCGAGCTCGCGCGCGTCGGCTACCTCGCGCAGCTCTGCCGCAGCGGGGAAGACTCTTACGATCGCGTACGACCCGAGTGGTTCTGA